The genomic DNA GAGACGCTCTTCTTTGAATGGGTTGTTGCGAGGCCCAGGAAATCAGCAGGACAGGCTCTCACGGCGGTTAAAGAATTAAAggcgtctctctgtctccccttccCCCAGACACCGAGCTGCTGGAACGCGTCGGACCGGGACGGGGAGAGGAACATGTACGAGGAGAAGAGGACGCGTTGGCCCCCGCGCTCCGGTTTCGTGCAATCGAACGGCTCGCACGCAGACGGGGGTGTAGCCCACCCCCGGGGTTCCCCGCTGCACAGGACCGCGAGCGCCCCGTGCCCCGAGGACTCCGACCCCAAAAATCCGCCCAAAACGAACTCGAGcttctcctccatcaccatcaccgCCCGGAGGGTCCCTCAGCCTGCCAGCGTGCCCTGCCGGGACGGCCCGGATCCAGGCCGCCTGACCCAGGCCTGGGGCTCTGTAACCAAGGCTCGGGGTCCCCTGGCCCAGACCTGGAGCTCTGTAAGCCAGGCCCGGGTCCAGGCCGATGGCACCGTGACCCAGGCTCCTGAGGCACACCCCACCCCGGCCGGGAGCTCCACCCGCactcccgcccccaccccactgcgTGCTGTTGCCAGCGGTGACCACGAGCCGGTTGTGCTCCGGAAGAAGCCGGTGATCCTGAAAGTGACGGAATGCCAGCAGGCCTAccgcgagggggaggggcctgctgtGACCAGGCCCCCGGAGTTCCGGCACAGCTACAGCGAGGGCGACCTTAAGCGGGACGCCCCCTTCCGGTCCCGGGGCCGACCGCGGGACCCCAGTCGGGACGTCCCGGCcggcagaagcagcagctccGTCCTGTACCTGGATAAGTCCCTGTCCCTTTCCCTGGAGGAGCCGGAGGACAGGAGACAGGTGCACAGGTCCACCCTGTCCCTCTACCTGAGCGGgaccgcccccccggcccccgagGAGGGGTCGACCGGGCCCCGGCGGGCCCCGAGCTTCTCCGGACTGTTTGGGCGCCCGGACCCCGCCCCTCCGGCCGAGCTCAGCGCCCCCGCCCTGAAGCGATGGAACCTGTGGCCTCCTGGGAAATCGGAGCCCGGAACAGCAAGCGACGGGCCCCCCGAATCGAACACCCGCACCGGGTCCTCGCCGCCGCTCGGAGATGCGCGGCAGAGCACGGGAGATTTTGAGATGCGGCTTCCCGTTTGCAGTCAGCCACGCGGTCAGTGATCACACTGTTCTCTCCTAAAGAACCCCTGCAGATGCAGTTAAGAGCTCCTTCCAGTGCCCTTTATACAAACCAGACAGGACAGGAtgtccctgagagagagagagagagagggggagagagagagagagagagagagagggagagagagagtgggggggagagggaggcagagagagagggagggggggagatagcaagagagggagagagagagagagagatggagggagccagcaagagaaggagagagagagaggggggagggcaagagaaagaggggggagagtgagagatggacagagagagagagatggcaagAGAAAGtcagcgacagagagagagagacacttcaacattgcagtgaatgaattaaGGGAGAAAGCACGCAGGGCCTTCTACGCCATAAAACGACAAATTTGTGTAGAGATTCCAATTAGAATTTGGCTTTAAATCTTTGGAACTGTAATCGAACCAATTACTCTTtatggcagtgaagtgtgggGTCCACACATCAGTCAAGAATTTGGTaaatgggacaaacatccaattgaagccctgcatgcagaattctgtaaacatatcctGACATTacatagaaacacaacaaacaatgcatgcagggcagaattaggccaatacccattacttatcaaaatacaaaaaaggtcaATCAAATTTTGGAAGCACCTAAAACAAAGTGAGCCCCACTCACATCAATACAAAGCCCTGCAATACCAAGAgttgagcaaagcaaacaatcccctcactcagctggtcctgagccTTAGTTCcccacatacactaacacacactaacacctcacctgctcaggatcagaacaaaactacaaacataattagaataaaccaaattgaaacacagctgaaacagaattatatatataaaaatacttgaccacagttactgacaaaaaactgagaaccaccttggcgaggtacagactcagcgagcaCCACTTAGCCATAGAAACTGgcaggcacagaaaatcatggttgccagaagaaaaaagattgtgccaacaatgcaaaggcaaccaaattgaaactgaaaaacacttcctaatggaatgcacaaaatttgaccaaattcgccaaaaattctaccaaaaaatAATCCAGAAATGTCCCCAATTCAATGATATACCCAATGACGATAGATTACCCTACCtattaggagaagaaaaaggttGCTGCATACtagcagcacaatttgtgttctcttgccataccctgagggacaatgtgtgaccacctcatgcacacatttacacacagcatacacccgtacaagcagacacataatATTCAGTCatacaaacaacacacagatagtcagacacacacacacacctaacatcacttactgatatttttgtatatattttttatattttttatataacaaaCTCACATTCTCAGATTCattgtatatagttgtatgttgtaaccactgctttggcaacacaagtgcctatatttgtcatgccaataaagcactttgaaattgaaattgaaattgagagagagacagccaacgagaaagagggaggaagagagcaagagagagagtcagtgagagagtgagagttagtcagcaagagagggagggagagagagggagataacgAGAGAGCCagcaagagagagcgagaaagagagcaagagagagagagccagtgaGAAAGCgagagcgatagagagggaaagtgatGTACCTAGCAAATATACCATGCCTTTCTCACATAGTATAAACCctcatttttaatgctttgtCCATAATGTTTTCCTCATGCATTGGTAATGGGATAATGTTGTAATCCCCCTCTATGTACTGAAATGCACATTCCTGATATATTCTATAGTACTGCAGGGTTGAATGGCACTGAATGCACCTCTGAGATCCTGTTTCATTTTCACCTCTTTCACTTTCTCACACATCTTCTGCACGTACAGTCACCACTAAGCCAGAGTCAAAAAACCTATTTACTTTAGAGGCTGGGTGAAGTATGAAATCAGGTTGGGGTTAACTcatacatacagcatacagCAGCATGTTTATGGGGTGGGGGAATATCACTAAATGAACAGTATTTCTGTGCAATAGTTGCTGGAAAGCTGCAGGTTGCTTTTGGAAGATAGGAACAAATATTAGAGATTCAAATGAATTCTAACTGCCAAATTATTGGCGAAAAACTTTTTGTTTGTCACACGCTACCTTTTCATACTGTTGGCTAGCGATTGCAGTGAACTGTGGGGTAGGGTAGGGGGCAGCGTGGCCTTGGTTTTGAAGTGAGTGTTTTCAAGTCAAGGCTTATGGCAGAAGGTTAGGGACAAAGTCGCTTCTCTTGCAGTATTACCAGGCTCACACTAGTAAACTTTCACACACGGCAATAAAGTGCATTTGACTTGAATGGGAGCTGAGATTGTATTGAATCATATGAGGTGATATCTAGCAGCACAGGTAAACAGTGGCAGGTCATTGACCAATCCGTTAGAGCAGTCTTTTCTGGACCTTGAAACCTAGTTGCTGTACGCTCTGCCTTTTTCACAATACAGatagcctcagctgtgctggaatttcccagcaggctttgcgtATTGACCTTACGCGTGCGGTTTTTGAAGGATGTTGTGACATCTCCCCGCAGTGAATACCCTCATTTGTTCTTAAGCAACACGGAATGAACCCCTCTTCTCTCGCTTGTTATCggcaggatttattttttttctcgagTTTTTTACTTTAGTGTTTGTTTCTCCCCAAAGAGCCGGAGaatcgggggtgggggggggggtctgataagCGCTAATCGgctcttttcttcctctccagAGCGCGTAGCGCACAAAGGCCTCAGCGTGGTCTTCGCCCGCAGCCCCGATCCGGTTACAGCCGATTTGAAGCAGCAGAGGAGAGGCACGCCGAGAAGCTCCGCCCCGCCGGCTTCAAAGGCCCCCCCTGACTCCGGCACGGCACAGGGTACGACCGGCTCGCTGTACGAGCTCGCTTTTTATCCGTCTGACGCGTGTTATTAACAGGTCGGATCGCGAGAGCTCAAAGCTGATCTTTAATATTACATGTGCCAGTACTGAGTCCTGTACTGAGCTGCCAGGTATGTTTTACAGCTTAATGGTACAGTATGTTTCTATTCTATATTATGCCTTTGCAGTGAAGAAATGATATGCAGTTCAGACTGAATGTACTTGGACACAGCTagttcgtatgtgtgtgtgtaggtggacGTGAGGGCAGTTTGTTAATATGGAAAAGGCAGACTCTACCTCTTGTAATAACCTGAGGAGAGATCATTCCCCTAACTTCAGGTATAACATGCTCTTACTCTGCTATCAAACTGAGAAAGACATCTTGAGCACCAGGTGGCACTCTTGCCTGTAAGGATTTACTGTATCCTGTAAACCAGTGCAGTCATCTGAGCCTCCTGGCTTCTCTTCCTGCAggggaggattctgggaagagCCTGCACATTGAGGGCGTGGTCCAGAGGGGTCCTCGGAGGGCGGTTTATGAAAATGGACCCCCCAGGCCTTCCAGCTGGACGGGATCCTTCCCAACATCACAGATCAGCACATCAAATTCCCTCACTCTCAGAGTACGTGCGGATTTACCCCGGActaaatttatatttagttgAATATAATCGTGAatataattgaatttaatattaATCCAGTTCTGATGACTTGTTATGGTGCACTTTCCTTCCCTATAGAGGAAAGAGATTACAGGTGATTGATTCACACAAAGAGCATGTGAATGACTGGTCTCCATTGTCGAGGTTCCCTCTGTCCTGATCAGGAACACTTCCACAGTGAGCGGGGTTCTCCATGTTTAATGCACACTTCCACACTACACAGGGTTCTCCGTGTTTACTGCACACTTCCACAGTGAGCAGGGTTCTCCGTGTTTAATGCACACTTCCACAGTTAGCAGGGTTCTCCATGTTTACTGCACACTTCCACAGTGAGCAGGGTTCTCCATGTTTACTGCACACTTCCACAGTGAGCAGGGTTCTCCGTGTTTAATGCACACTTCCACAGTGAGCAGGGTTCTCCATGTTTAATGCACATTTCCACAGTGAGCAGGGTTCTCCATGTTTAATGCACATTTCCACAGTGAGCAGGGTTCTCCAGGTTTAATGCACACTTCCACAGTGAGCAGGGTTCTCCAGGTTTAATGCACACTTCCACAGTTAGCAGGGCTCTCCAGGTTTAATGCACACTTCCACAGTGAGCAGGGTTCTCCATGTTTAATGCACACTTCCACAGTGAGCAGGGTTCTCCATGTTTAATGCACACTTCCACAGTGAGCAGGGTTCTCCAGGTTTAATGCACACTTCCACAGTGAGCAGGGTTCTCCAGGTTTAATGCACACTTCCACAGTGAGCAGGGTTCTCCATGTTTAATGCACACTTCCACAGTTAGCAGGGCTCTCCAGGTTTAATGCACACTTCCACAGTGAGCAGGGTTCTCCATGTTTAATGCACACTTCCACAGTTAGCAAGGTTCTCCATGTTTAATGCACACTTCCACAGTTAGCAGGGTTCTCCATGTTTAATGCATACTTCCACAGTGAGCGGAGTTCTCCGTGTTTAATGCACACTTCCACAGTTAGCAGGGTTCTCCATGTTTTCTGCACACTTCCACAGTGAGCAGGGTTCTCCATGTTTACTGCACACTTCCACAGTGAGCAGGGTTCTCCGTGTTTAATGCACACTTCCACAGTGAGCAGGATTCTCCATGTTTAATGCACATTTCCACAGTGAGCAGGGTTCTCCATGTTTAATGCACACTTCCACAGTGAGCAGGGTTCTCCATGTTTAATGCACATTTCCACAGTGAGCAGGGTTCTCCAGGTTTAATGCACACTTCCACAGTGAGCAGGGTTCTCCAGGTTTAATGCACACTTCCACAGTTAGCAGGGCTCTCCAGGTTTAATGCACACTTCCACAGTGAGCAGGGTTCTCCATGTTTAATGCACACTTCCACAGTTAGCAAGGTTCTCCATGTTTAATGCACACTTCCACAGTGAGCGGAGTTCTCCATGTTTAATGCACACTTCCACAGTGAGCAGGGTTCTCCATGTTTAATGCACACTTCCACAGTGAGCAGGGTTCTCCATGTTTAATGCACACTTCCACAGTGAGCAGGGTTCTCCATGTTTAATGCACACTTCCACAGTGAGCAGGGTTCTCCATGTTTAATGCACACTTCCACAGTTAGCAGGGTTCTCCAGGTTTAATGCACAGTTCCACAGTGAGCGGGGTTCTCCATGTTTAATGCACACTTCCACAGTTAGCAGGGTTCTCCATGTTTAATGCACACTTCCACAGTGAGCAGGGTTCTCCATGTTTAATGCACACTTCCACAGTGAGCAGGGTCCTCCATGTTTAATGCACACTTCCACAGTTAGCAGGGTTCTCCAGGTTTAATGCACAGTTCCACAGTGAGCGGGGTTCTCCATGTTTAATGCACACTTCCACAGTTAGCAGGGTTCTCCATGTTTAATGCACACTTCCACAGTTAGCAGGGTTCTCCAGGTTTAATGCACAGTTCCACAGTGAGCGGGGTTCTCCATGTTTAATGCACACTTCCACAGTTAGCAGGGTTCTCCATGTTTAATGCACACTTTCACAGTGAGCAGGGTTCTCCATGTTTAATGCACACTTCCACAGTTAGCAgggttctttcttttttgcaggAAGCTCTGGAGCTCTACCGCCCGGACTTCATCAGTCGCTCTCAGGGACGggtgaaggagctggaggaacGGGCGCAGAGACGGAGGGCAGGTCAGGGCTCGGACACGGCCCTGGAGACAGGGCGGGGCCGCCGGAGGAGGAACTGcaccacccctcaccccctcagtGGTGAGTGTCTGCGCACCTGCTGACGGCTTGGGTCACCTGTACAGTCCTCAGGGACGGTTGAACCCTCAGCTGCCTCTGGGATGGTCGAACCTTCAACGCCTCTAAATGTGTTTATAGAAATACTGCATATACACTGTTCATGAGGAAACCATTTCCCTTTTCCTGTAGTAAGTACCCTGtgctctgcagtgtgtgaaatGGATGGTAGATTCATTCAAGGGAGAGCATGGCTTTAGCCTGGGTACGAGAAGCAGAGATTAATCTACAGTGGTTTTAGCCTGGGTAGGAGGAGCAGAGTTTAATCTGCAGTGGTGTTAGCCTGGATATAAGGAGCAGAGTTTTATCTGCAGTGGTGTTAGCCTGGATATAAGGAGCAGAGTTTTATCTGCAGTGGTTTTAGCCTGGGTATGAGGAGCAGATTTTAATGTGCAGTGGTTTTAGCCTGGGTACAAGGAGCAGAGTTTAATCTGCAGTGAATTTAGCCTGGGTATGAGGAGCACAGTTTAATCTGCAGTGAATTTAGCCACAGATCATAAACCACATTTGGTCCAAAATTATGAAGGGAAATGGGCAAAAATCCAACATATAGCATCAGCTTCAACTGATTGTTGTTGTATTGTTGGCATATAGTATACAACAGTAAAGgccggagtgtagcacagtgggtaaggaactagacttgtaaccaaaaggtcgtaggtttgattcccgggtaaggacactgccgttgtacccttgagcaaggtacttaacctgcattgcttcagtatatatccagctgtataaatggatgctatgtaaaaacaagttgtgtaagtcgctctggataagagcgtctgctaaatgcctgtaatgtaaaaggcatgagcaatttctgtttttcatatacatttaatgatgtatttaattccttgtttttcttattctctgtgtaattatttatattatgattatttatcaTGGTTAAAGTTCTCTTAACACAATCCTatagatgtttgttttttaattttaattttttatttttagagctTAGTGGTATGTTGTTCTTGCCATGGTTCGATTTAAATGAGCTTTGCGCTCTCTTGTGGTCAAACTGCAGTACTGCAGTGGGCACAGTTGACTTGAACATGGCCTATTTTCAAGGAGAAAAAGACATGAttgcatttaatgttttttatgcaTGTATCTAAACTGTCTCAGTTGTTTAGTAATCATTTTAGAAGAGAAGATGTCATAATGTTATTTAATCGCGTACATTTCATACATTCTGGAAATGTCGATAAAAGCTGTCATTTGCGAAGAGCGCATAAATGATTAAGAACAAGCAAAGCTGTTTTATCTCACTTGCGTACTCATTGGTTTTTGTAgcaactgaaatgaatgaaatcattCTTTAGTCAATTTCCCAGAAGACCTGTGGCCTTACCCTTTCATCCAAACATTGAGTTATTTTCCACATGCCCGTGTTTGATATTTCACCTCAGTGGATTATACAGTAATCCATAATGTGTTTAAGTTTGCAAATTGCTAATTAAGTACCTCTACGCACGGTGGATATGTTTTCCGTCAGGAGATCGTAGCGTATTCCATTTGTTAATTTGATATTGGAGCTCGatgcaataaaaaacattcacgGGAGTGTAATGTAATAGCGTAATAATGCATAATCAATTGGCCAAACTTAATTTATGGCAGATGTTTGTATTAGTATTGACTCTGAGGGCTTTGCACAATAACGGTTGGGCCTTGCTTTCCAATCATGAAAGTTAACCAACTGTCTGCTGGtctctttgtcttttttatgaAAGTGTTGAGTGTGTACGTACAGAGAGACTGAAGGTTTTAATTCTCCTACAATGGGCTGATTAGGATCAGTCTGCGCTTTCTGACTCCAGGGAAACggggataataataataaggtgtTGCGGCTGTGGCTCTCAGTTCTGATTGCGTGTGCTTGCAGATAACCTCTTCAGACCGAGGGAGAGGAGCATTTCCCGGAAAGACATGCAGCTCCGGTCCAAGCGGTGAGTCGGACCGCGCCCTCGAGCGCTCAGTCGCGGTCCCCTGCCGGGGCCCTCAGAACCCGGTTCATCGGCGCGATCGAACGGTCTCAGCGGAGGGACGCTCCGACCCGTCAGTCCCCAGCACAACATTCGCCACGCTGGCCTCAAGTTATTTTTGACCCCtttcttccccctttttttctattttcattattcagttGTCGTCTATCAAGACATATCCGATTAGACGCCATCTTTGTTTCCATTGTCGGTTCAGTGAATGGCGCGATAAGTGCATCTTAATGAATTGATCCGGTAGCAAATAAACTCCgtctgagagagaaaatggaggaGACGGGCCCGTCGATGTGTTCCTCCCCGATaagcctccctcccccccccccccccgctaacTGACCTCCCCCctcgtaacccccccccccgacggtTCGGCCCAGATCTCTGCACGGCGTCCGaattcccccctctctctccctcctctccgtCGACAGGATTTACGACAAGCTGCCTGAAGTCACGaggaagaaggaggaagagaagaggagggtcCTGTTTCAGACCAACCGACTGCGGGcggagatttttaaaaaggtgaggCCGCTCCCGCGTGCTCGGACGCGTCCGAACGTCGGCTCCCGACCACGTGTTCCGAGAGGTCCCGATGCTTGTTCAGGTTACGGACTCGATTAACCGAGACCACTGAAGAGTGCTCGGTCGTCCCTCGCGTCCCTCCGTCACCCGGTGGTCCGTCCTTCATAAAGATGGTGTCTGTGAGGTTTTGGTTCCGTGGGCTGTGGCAGTCCCCTGCTATTGAATGTTAGAGCGCGTTTGTTTATTAGCTCTCTGTGCGCCAGAGTGCACTCCAAGTGCTCTCTGCTCGTTCGGAAGTTCAGACGTTCGGAACGTTGCTGTTTGGAAATTCTGAGCACTGCACTAGAAGCTCCGGCTGAGCAGACGGTTTATCCGAGCGTCTGATCATTCCGATCTAAAAAATGGCTGAAGAGGTTATTGTTGTTTGTAAATTAATGAATTTCAATGAGGCTCTAACCAAAAAGCACTGAAAATCAGAGCAGGCTCTTCAAGTGAATTTACGAACAAACCCTTTGCAAACAGCCAATGGATCAAAACACTTCAACCACCAACTGTGAAATTGACAAAGCTGTTCATTTGAAACCAGCTCGGCAGAATATCTACATGAATCTATGATTTGAATAATGGTTATGGGTTGTCCTCAGTTAACTTGTATTTAGTACTTTATTGATGTTTCTCTGAACATTCGCTGGTCTGGCACTGGTGCTCACGTGACTCAGGTGGATGCATTTATGTTCTCTGTCATGGTAGTTTGCTGCAGAGAAGCACGTCTGCTAAAGGAATATAATGCAATAATTTCAGTAAATAGAACACATGTGCCATAGGTTCTGAAGGTCAGGACTGTGTTCTGCTGTGGATTCTAGAACAGGACTGTGAGGTATGATGTGGATTCTAGAACAGGACTGTGAGGTCTGGTGTGTATTCTAGAACATGACTGAGTTCCGCTGTGGATTCTAGAACATGACTGTGTGTTCTTCTGTGTATTCTAGAACATGGCTGTGAGGTATGATGTGGATTCTAGAACAGTACTGTGAGGTCTGGTGTGTATTCTATTACATGACTGTGAGTTCTGCTGTCTGTTTTAGAACATGACTGTAAGTTCTCACAATGATTCTAGGACAGGACTGTGAGTTGTGCTGTGTATTGTAGAACAGGACTGTGAGTTCTCACGTGGATTCTAGAGCAGGATGTTGAATTCCAGAATAGTCTCTAGAACATGACATAAAATTCAATCAACATAATCACCCTAAACGGTGAATTACCAATCATAACTGAAATTCATATGATGCTATGTgtatgaaggggaaaaaattttataaaatgctttcATGTGAGATTCCTTGAAGTAAAGTTAAGAAGTAAATATGTCATTATAATCTGCAGCCAGGTGAGCAGAGAGCAGGTACTGTAACTGCAACATCCATGTCCTATAGGCTCAGTTAACTCCAGAAAGGTCATAGCTATAGTAGTTACGTTCAAAGCGGGATAAAAGtcttactgcagcacagccaatgtttgtgtgtgggtgcaaaTTGCCAAAGGGCATTCCTGGCttaattttagtattttttatttacagataaACTGAACTGTTAGCAAATATTGTAAAGTTcaagtggaagaaaaaaaaacatgctcaaaTGGTGTGAATTCTCTATTTATGAGGTGTAAATTGCACTGTGCCTTTGCTAATAACTAAGACAGGTCAGGTATTGTGACATTCTGATATTGGACAGAATTCATCCCCATCTGTAGATGCTTTCACATAGAACACACATTTTGAGTTGCACAGTGCCATGCACAATGTcgatctattattattattattattatttggaaagTACATCCCATCCACTAGCTTGATCACATAAATAGGtgccaaatgaatgtgtgtgggaggaTACTGGTGTTTACTTTTTGGCCAGCAGAGGGTGCAGTTTTACTTCTATGTCTCTAGCTGTCATTCACAGTGGCAAACTTTATATGGTCTGGCACAAAGCAAACCTCTCTAACTTCCTGGCAGCTGTGTCATCCACCCATCTGAATAATCTCCATGCATTTGTTATCTGTACAGTTCACCGCACCTACACATTATCAGCTCTATCTACACCTTTAAAGACAAATCTTGTGTCTGGGCCCATTGTGGCTCATTCATTATGCAGTAACGTTCTTGAATAGGATCGTAcaatgtgcatacatgcattttattctcaaacagtgtCGGGTTTCACCAGCATGAACTTGAATTTACTGAAAACCGAATGTGTATGATGTTATTTACTGTTATGTAGAAAGTTctataagtcactctggatttAGAGCCTCTACTacatgcctgtgatgtaatgtaatgtaaaataatgtcatGTAGAAAAACGGCGTGCCATTTGGCACTTTGACGCTGCATTGCAGACGTGGAACAGAACGCAGAAGCGGAGCGTGAAGCAACGCCAGGACTAGAACGATTAATAGCACCGGCTTCCAGCCGTGGATGCTTCTGTGGTAATGTGCAGAAGCTTTATGTGAGGCACAGAaagcaattaaaatatgtttataattaACATCGTTAATTGTTACTAATTGAGACTCCCCTCGATGgtcatgaaataaacaaaaccatcTATAATGCTGCTATGAATTTATCATGAAacgtgatttttttcccccagattaCAGGGGTGAGAAGCTCCACAGGAatagaaaggggaaaaaaagaatactttttGCCCAATGTTGCTGAACTTTTTGCAGTGTGATGTCACCTCactactttttcatttttgagggGTGCaaatacagttttgtttttaaacaccaCCCCTCCTTACAAGTACATTACAATTTATCCGTCTTCGACATGTCTAAAAAGGAATATCCTTTTTTAGGATAGTCGTGCATGGATTAGTCTTTGGAAACAGTGGAGTTTGTGATTTAAGTGCAAAGGAATGGTAGTTGTGTTGGACTTGAAATAACCAGAAAAtttcctcttttccttcctgGGTCTTAATCAATGGTGAGCTTATCGCTTTGGATTTTGTTGAGGCAGCCGAACCAAATTTGGTGGTGCGCGGGAGTAGCcaattttaatttcagtccATGTGCTCACGCTCCTGAATTATGAGGCACACTGAAATGCACGCACAGGTCCTTGCTTTATCCAGCATTGGTGAATCACACGTAATCAGTGTATGAGCATTTCTGATGAATGTACATAGAAATGAGTTCATGATCATTTTGCTAATATAGGCTTTATATTCATTGTAGATTGTGCAGTTTagattttgtttacatttagcTGTGCACATTGCATTTCaagacatccatccatccatccatatacctgcttatcctgggcagggtcacggagggtgctggagcctatcccagcgtgcattgggcgagaggcaggattacactcTGGAAAGAAAGGCCCGGGCccgattcaaacccaggaccttcttgctgtgaggcgacagtgctacccagtGTGCCCTCTTTCCAAGAccgataacaaaaaaaaacacccacacgcTTTGGTGTAAAGAAAGATGCAGCCGTTCAGAAGTGGGGACAATGAAACCCCTTGATGTCCAGGCAGTTCATTTGATACATTGCGAATGTCTGCTATCTCTAAAGGTAACCTTTTGGAGGTGTGGATCGTGATTCTCTTTTATCTTTTAGAAGTTTTCTCTCTGAGCTTCTACGCTCTGCAGAACTGTTTCTGCAGGTTTGTGTCCTAAGTGCAGCTAGGCTGGTGGGCCCTGCTCCTGTTAtttcacaggaaacaggaagaggatcGCCTGACCGGCGGGGTTAAAGGTCAGAGGATCTGAGGGGTCAGTGGGGGAAAAGGCACCCATTGCACACATCAAAAACATTGGTTTACCATCCAAATCAATAGCAGACACACAAAGGCTAGAACAATATACAACGCTGTCCTATGACAGTTTGTAATGGCACCTCGtttctatccatccattatggaTATTAAGAACACCCCTGCATCTTATTTCTGCCCTGTTTACCGCATAAAATTTTATAAAgctccatcatcatcatcatcatgaagtATATT from Anguilla rostrata isolate EN2019 chromosome 18, ASM1855537v3, whole genome shotgun sequence includes the following:
- the LOC135244704 gene encoding uncharacterized protein LOC135244704 isoform X2, coding for MEALKPETQKPEPRGAGYEAARRLGAASAVTGPGHERRADLLTSRGSLGYGGGDWTEVGGQQNREKAQSGLWRVPVQDGEVPGVEGRTSSGPAAPDEDIIADSAPALVEAPAPNPRSGGAPGCGEGPLGSWGTARLRCTPGREQARLCELGAVKNGWLPLHKRALLFGVPLRVRNTEDPPHQEKMKAYIAATTPRGYTKKLTGNGHIDGNRVEKCAQSLGIRPLESPSHPNTNQTPSCWNASDRDGERNMYEEKRTRWPPRSGFVQSNGSHADGGVAHPRGSPLHRTASAPCPEDSDPKNPPKTNSSFSSITITARRVPQPASVPCRDGPDPGRLTQAWGSVTKARGPLAQTWSSVSQARVQADGTVTQAPEAHPTPAGSSTRTPAPTPLRAVASGDHEPVVLRKKPVILKVTECQQAYREGEGPAVTRPPEFRHSYSEGDLKRDAPFRSRGRPRDPSRDVPAGRSSSSVLYLDKSLSLSLEEPEDRRQVHRSTLSLYLSGTAPPAPEEGSTGPRRAPSFSGLFGRPDPAPPAELSAPALKRWNLWPPGKSEPGTASDGPPESNTRTGSSPPLGDARQSTGDFEMRLPVCSQPRERVAHKGLSVVFARSPDPVTADLKQQRRGTPRSSAPPASKAPPDSGTAQGEDSGKSLHIEGVVQRGPRRAVYENGPPRPSSWTGSFPTSQISTSNSLTLREALELYRPDFISRSQGRVKELEERAQRRRADNLFRPRERSISRKDMQLRSKRIYDKLPEVTRKKEEEKRRVLFQTNRLRAEIFKKKLLDQILQRNGD
- the LOC135244704 gene encoding uncharacterized protein LOC135244704 isoform X1; protein product: MEALKPETQKPEPRGAGYEAARRLGAASAVTGPGHERRADLLTSRGSLGYGGGDWTEVGGQQNREKAQSGLWRVPVQDGEVPGVEGRTSSGPAAPDEDIIADSAPALVEAPAPNPRSGGAPGCGEGPLGSWGTARLRCTPGREQARLCELGAVKNGWLPLHKRALLFGVPLRVRNTEDPPHQEKMKAYIAATTPRGYTKKLTGNGHIDGNRVEKCAQSLGIRPLESPSHPNTNQTPSCWNASDRDGERNMYEEKRTRWPPRSGFVQSNGSHADGGVAHPRGSPLHRTASAPCPEDSDPKNPPKTNSSFSSITITARRVPQPASVPCRDGPDPGRLTQAWGSVTKARGPLAQTWSSVSQARVQADGTVTQAPEAHPTPAGSSTRTPAPTPLRAVASGDHEPVVLRKKPVILKVTECQQAYREGEGPAVTRPPEFRHSYSEGDLKRDAPFRSRGRPRDPSRDVPAGRSSSSVLYLDKSLSLSLEEPEDRRQVHRSTLSLYLSGTAPPAPEEGSTGPRRAPSFSGLFGRPDPAPPAELSAPALKRWNLWPPGKSEPGTASDGPPESNTRTGSSPPLGDARQSTGDFEMRLPVCSQPRERVAHKGLSVVFARSPDPVTADLKQQRRGTPRSSAPPASKAPPDSGTAQGEDSGKSLHIEGVVQRGPRRAVYENGPPRPSSWTGSFPTSQISTSNSLTLREALELYRPDFISRSQGRVKELEERAQRRRAGQGSDTALETGRGRRRRNCTTPHPLSDNLFRPRERSISRKDMQLRSKRIYDKLPEVTRKKEEEKRRVLFQTNRLRAEIFKKKLLDQILQRNGD